In Kryptolebias marmoratus isolate JLee-2015 linkage group LG20, ASM164957v2, whole genome shotgun sequence, a genomic segment contains:
- the LOC108239494 gene encoding dynein, cytoplasmic 1, intermediate chain 2a-like isoform X2, producing MPDCLFQHHQSAPPSSCPGSQRPQNWTLLSRLCFRLTSDISMSDKSELKAELERKKQRIAQIREEKKRKEEEKKKKDGDSKRGAEGGSSMGGEDSDLERKRREAEALLQSVGITPDIPHVPAPMSPSNKSVGSDAGSQDSGDGNAGPRTLHWDPDPSTLQLHSDSELMGRGAVRLGMSKLTQVDFVPRETVSYSKETQTHTEALSHTDQKADEEEDEEIGAPPPTEDTQEDKDEHGEKQEDDTPKELTEEEKLQVLHSDEFLSFFERGSRIVERALSEQVDVCFDYSGRDLEDKEGDLQAGAKLVLNRQFADERWTKNRVVTCLDWSPQYPELLVASYNNNEDAPHEPDGVALVWNMKYKKATPEYIFHCQSEVMSAGFAKFHPNLVVGGTYSGQIVLWDNRSNKRTPVQRTPLSAAAHTHPVYCVNVVGTQNANNLISISTDGKMCSWSLDMLSQPQDSLELVFKQSKAVAVTSMAFPLGDVNNFVVGSEDGSVYTACRHGSKAGITEMFEGHHGPVTGLSCHSAAGPVDFSHLFISSSFDWTVKLWSTKSTRPLYSFEDSCDYVYDAMWSPTHPALFACVDLSGRLDLWNLNNDTEVPTASVCVDGSPALNRVRWSHTGKEIATGDSEGQVQVYDVGEQICVPKADEWTRFVRTLAEINENRDEAEELANV from the exons ATGCCCGACTGTCTCTTCCAGCATCATCAGTCCGCTCCTCCATCATCTTGTCCTGGGAGTCAACGTCCACAAAACTGGACTCTTTTGTCTCGTTTGTGCTTTCGCCTCACTTCTGACATCAG CATGTCTGATAAGAGCGAATTGAAGGCCGAGCTGGAGAGGAAGAAACAACGAATTGCCCAGATTcgagaggagaagaagaggaaagaagaagagaaaaaaaagaaggat GGAGACTCAAAGCGCGGAGCTGAGGGAGGCTCCTCGATGGGCGGCGAAGACTCTGAtctggagaggaagaggagggaggcgGAGGCTTTGCTGCAGAGTGTTGGCATCACCCCAGATATACCTCACG TCCCTGCCCCCATGTCTCCCTCCAACAAATCAGTGGGCAGCGATGCAGGAAGCCAGGATTCTGGGGATGGAAACGCAGGACCaag GACTTTGCATTGGGATCCCGACCCCTCCACTCTGCAACTCCACTCCGACTCTGAGCTGATGGG ACGTGGAGCGGTGAGACTTGGCATGTCCAAACTGACCCAGGTGGACTTTGTACCGAGGGAAACTGTGTCCTACTCCAAAGAAACACAGACCCACACAGAGGCATTGTCACACACTGATCAAAAAGCAG atgaagaagaggatgaggagATAGGTGCTCCCCCACCAACAGAGGACACCCAGGAGGACAAAGATGAACATGGTGAAAAACAGGAAGATG ACACTCCCAAGGAGCtgacagaagaagagaagcTACAGGTCCTGCATTCCGATGAGTTCTTGTCGTTTTTTGAGCGCGGCAGCAGAATCGTGGAGCGAGCTCTGTCTGAGCAGGTGGACGTCTGCTTCGACTACAGTGGGAGAGATCTAGAGGATAAGGAGGG TGACTTGCAGGCGGGTGCAAAGCTGGTTCTGAACAGGCAGTTTGCAGATGAGCGCTGGACTAAAAACAGAGTGGTGACCTGTCTGGACTGGTCGCCTCAG TATCCAGAGTTGTTGGTGGCCTCGTACAACAACAACGAGGACGCGCCACATGAGCCTGATGGCGTGGCGCTGGTCTGGAACATGAAGTACAAGAAGGCTACGCCTGAGTACATCTTCCATTGCCAG TCAGAGGTGATGTCAGCTGGGTTTGCAAAGTTTCACCCCAACCTTGTGGTGGGTGGGACATACTCTGGACAAATAGTCCTTTGGGACAACAGAAGCAACAAGCGAACTCCAGTTCAGAGAACTCCCctgtctgcagctgcacacaca CACCCCGTCTACTGTGTGAATGTGGTTGGAACCCAAAACGCCAACAACCTGATCAGCATTTCCACTGATGGCAAGATGTGCTCCTGGAGCCTCGACATGCTCTCCCAGCCGCAG gaCAGTCTGGAGCTGGTGTTCAAACAGAGCAAGGCTGTGGCTGTAACCTCCATGGCATTTCCTCTGGGTGACGTGAACAACTTTGTGGTGGGCAGTGAGGACGGCTCTGTCTATACTGCCTGTCGCCATGGCAG taaGGCAGGCATCACCGAGATGTTTGAAGGCCACCATGGTCCTGTGACCGGGCTGAGCTGTCACAGTGCTGCGGGACCTGTTGATTTCTCTCACCTCTTTATCTCATCTTCGTTTGATTGGACTGTTAAACTGTGGAGCACCAag AGCACCCGACCTTTGTACTCATTTGAGGACAGTTGTGATTACGTCTACGATGCGATGTGGTCTCCAACACATCCTGCTCTGTTTGCATGCGTGGACCTATCCGGACGCCTGGACCTGTGGAACCTCAACAACGATACTGAa GTTCCTACTGCCAGCGTGTGTGTGGACGGGTCTCCAGCACTGAACCGTGTGAGATGGTCTCACACTGGAAAGGAGATTGCCACCGGAGACTCGGAGGGTCAGGTTCAGGTGTACGACGTGGGGGAG CAAATCTGCGTGCCCAAAGCAGACGAGTGGACGCGCTTCGTCAGGACGCTGGCTGAGATCAACGAGAACAGAGACGAGGCTGAGGAACTGGCCAACGTCTGA
- the LOC108239494 gene encoding cytoplasmic dynein 1 intermediate chain 2-like isoform X4, which translates to MPDCLFQHHQSAPPSSCPGSQRPQNWTLLSRLCFRLTSDISMSDKSELKAELERKKQRIAQIREEKKRKEEEKKKKDGDSKRGAEGGSSMGGEDSDLERKRREAEALLQSVGITPDIPHVPAPMSPSNKSVGSDAGSQDSGDGNAGPRRGAVRLGMSKLTQVDFVPRETVSYSKETQTHTEALSHTDQKADEEEDEEIGAPPPTEDTQEDKDEHGEKQEDDTPKELTEEEKLQVLHSDEFLSFFERGSRIVERALSEQVDVCFDYSGRDLEDKEGDLQAGAKLVLNRQFADERWTKNRVVTCLDWSPQYPELLVASYNNNEDAPHEPDGVALVWNMKYKKATPEYIFHCQSEVMSAGFAKFHPNLVVGGTYSGQIVLWDNRSNKRTPVQRTPLSAAAHTHPVYCVNVVGTQNANNLISISTDGKMCSWSLDMLSQPQDSLELVFKQSKAVAVTSMAFPLGDVNNFVVGSEDGSVYTACRHGSKAGITEMFEGHHGPVTGLSCHSAAGPVDFSHLFISSSFDWTVKLWSTKSTRPLYSFEDSCDYVYDAMWSPTHPALFACVDLSGRLDLWNLNNDTEVPTASVCVDGSPALNRVRWSHTGKEIATGDSEGQVQVYDVGEQICVPKADEWTRFVRTLAEINENRDEAEELANV; encoded by the exons ATGCCCGACTGTCTCTTCCAGCATCATCAGTCCGCTCCTCCATCATCTTGTCCTGGGAGTCAACGTCCACAAAACTGGACTCTTTTGTCTCGTTTGTGCTTTCGCCTCACTTCTGACATCAG CATGTCTGATAAGAGCGAATTGAAGGCCGAGCTGGAGAGGAAGAAACAACGAATTGCCCAGATTcgagaggagaagaagaggaaagaagaagagaaaaaaaagaaggat GGAGACTCAAAGCGCGGAGCTGAGGGAGGCTCCTCGATGGGCGGCGAAGACTCTGAtctggagaggaagaggagggaggcgGAGGCTTTGCTGCAGAGTGTTGGCATCACCCCAGATATACCTCACG TCCCTGCCCCCATGTCTCCCTCCAACAAATCAGTGGGCAGCGATGCAGGAAGCCAGGATTCTGGGGATGGAAACGCAGGACCaag ACGTGGAGCGGTGAGACTTGGCATGTCCAAACTGACCCAGGTGGACTTTGTACCGAGGGAAACTGTGTCCTACTCCAAAGAAACACAGACCCACACAGAGGCATTGTCACACACTGATCAAAAAGCAG atgaagaagaggatgaggagATAGGTGCTCCCCCACCAACAGAGGACACCCAGGAGGACAAAGATGAACATGGTGAAAAACAGGAAGATG ACACTCCCAAGGAGCtgacagaagaagagaagcTACAGGTCCTGCATTCCGATGAGTTCTTGTCGTTTTTTGAGCGCGGCAGCAGAATCGTGGAGCGAGCTCTGTCTGAGCAGGTGGACGTCTGCTTCGACTACAGTGGGAGAGATCTAGAGGATAAGGAGGG TGACTTGCAGGCGGGTGCAAAGCTGGTTCTGAACAGGCAGTTTGCAGATGAGCGCTGGACTAAAAACAGAGTGGTGACCTGTCTGGACTGGTCGCCTCAG TATCCAGAGTTGTTGGTGGCCTCGTACAACAACAACGAGGACGCGCCACATGAGCCTGATGGCGTGGCGCTGGTCTGGAACATGAAGTACAAGAAGGCTACGCCTGAGTACATCTTCCATTGCCAG TCAGAGGTGATGTCAGCTGGGTTTGCAAAGTTTCACCCCAACCTTGTGGTGGGTGGGACATACTCTGGACAAATAGTCCTTTGGGACAACAGAAGCAACAAGCGAACTCCAGTTCAGAGAACTCCCctgtctgcagctgcacacaca CACCCCGTCTACTGTGTGAATGTGGTTGGAACCCAAAACGCCAACAACCTGATCAGCATTTCCACTGATGGCAAGATGTGCTCCTGGAGCCTCGACATGCTCTCCCAGCCGCAG gaCAGTCTGGAGCTGGTGTTCAAACAGAGCAAGGCTGTGGCTGTAACCTCCATGGCATTTCCTCTGGGTGACGTGAACAACTTTGTGGTGGGCAGTGAGGACGGCTCTGTCTATACTGCCTGTCGCCATGGCAG taaGGCAGGCATCACCGAGATGTTTGAAGGCCACCATGGTCCTGTGACCGGGCTGAGCTGTCACAGTGCTGCGGGACCTGTTGATTTCTCTCACCTCTTTATCTCATCTTCGTTTGATTGGACTGTTAAACTGTGGAGCACCAag AGCACCCGACCTTTGTACTCATTTGAGGACAGTTGTGATTACGTCTACGATGCGATGTGGTCTCCAACACATCCTGCTCTGTTTGCATGCGTGGACCTATCCGGACGCCTGGACCTGTGGAACCTCAACAACGATACTGAa GTTCCTACTGCCAGCGTGTGTGTGGACGGGTCTCCAGCACTGAACCGTGTGAGATGGTCTCACACTGGAAAGGAGATTGCCACCGGAGACTCGGAGGGTCAGGTTCAGGTGTACGACGTGGGGGAG CAAATCTGCGTGCCCAAAGCAGACGAGTGGACGCGCTTCGTCAGGACGCTGGCTGAGATCAACGAGAACAGAGACGAGGCTGAGGAACTGGCCAACGTCTGA
- the LOC108239494 gene encoding cytoplasmic dynein 1 intermediate chain 2-like isoform X3: MPDCLFQHHQSAPPSSCPGSQRPQNWTLLSRLCFRLTSDISMSDKSELKAELERKKQRIAQIREEKKRKEEEKKKKDGDSKRGAEGGSSMGGEDSDLERKRREAEALLQSVGITPDIPHAQPLRVVTEDTCLFHYLVPAPMSPSNKSVGSDAGSQDSGDGNAGPRRGAVRLGMSKLTQVDFVPRETVSYSKETQTHTEALSHTDQKADEEEDEEIGAPPPTEDTQEDKDEHGEKQEDDTPKELTEEEKLQVLHSDEFLSFFERGSRIVERALSEQVDVCFDYSGRDLEDKEGDLQAGAKLVLNRQFADERWTKNRVVTCLDWSPQYPELLVASYNNNEDAPHEPDGVALVWNMKYKKATPEYIFHCQSEVMSAGFAKFHPNLVVGGTYSGQIVLWDNRSNKRTPVQRTPLSAAAHTHPVYCVNVVGTQNANNLISISTDGKMCSWSLDMLSQPQDSLELVFKQSKAVAVTSMAFPLGDVNNFVVGSEDGSVYTACRHGSKAGITEMFEGHHGPVTGLSCHSAAGPVDFSHLFISSSFDWTVKLWSTKSTRPLYSFEDSCDYVYDAMWSPTHPALFACVDLSGRLDLWNLNNDTEVPTASVCVDGSPALNRVRWSHTGKEIATGDSEGQVQVYDVGEQICVPKADEWTRFVRTLAEINENRDEAEELANV, encoded by the exons ATGCCCGACTGTCTCTTCCAGCATCATCAGTCCGCTCCTCCATCATCTTGTCCTGGGAGTCAACGTCCACAAAACTGGACTCTTTTGTCTCGTTTGTGCTTTCGCCTCACTTCTGACATCAG CATGTCTGATAAGAGCGAATTGAAGGCCGAGCTGGAGAGGAAGAAACAACGAATTGCCCAGATTcgagaggagaagaagaggaaagaagaagagaaaaaaaagaaggat GGAGACTCAAAGCGCGGAGCTGAGGGAGGCTCCTCGATGGGCGGCGAAGACTCTGAtctggagaggaagaggagggaggcgGAGGCTTTGCTGCAGAGTGTTGGCATCACCCCAGATATACCTCACG CTCAGCCCCTGAGGGTAGTAACAGAAGATACGTGTCTGTTTCACTACCTAGTCCCTGCCCCCATGTCTCCCTCCAACAAATCAGTGGGCAGCGATGCAGGAAGCCAGGATTCTGGGGATGGAAACGCAGGACCaag ACGTGGAGCGGTGAGACTTGGCATGTCCAAACTGACCCAGGTGGACTTTGTACCGAGGGAAACTGTGTCCTACTCCAAAGAAACACAGACCCACACAGAGGCATTGTCACACACTGATCAAAAAGCAG atgaagaagaggatgaggagATAGGTGCTCCCCCACCAACAGAGGACACCCAGGAGGACAAAGATGAACATGGTGAAAAACAGGAAGATG ACACTCCCAAGGAGCtgacagaagaagagaagcTACAGGTCCTGCATTCCGATGAGTTCTTGTCGTTTTTTGAGCGCGGCAGCAGAATCGTGGAGCGAGCTCTGTCTGAGCAGGTGGACGTCTGCTTCGACTACAGTGGGAGAGATCTAGAGGATAAGGAGGG TGACTTGCAGGCGGGTGCAAAGCTGGTTCTGAACAGGCAGTTTGCAGATGAGCGCTGGACTAAAAACAGAGTGGTGACCTGTCTGGACTGGTCGCCTCAG TATCCAGAGTTGTTGGTGGCCTCGTACAACAACAACGAGGACGCGCCACATGAGCCTGATGGCGTGGCGCTGGTCTGGAACATGAAGTACAAGAAGGCTACGCCTGAGTACATCTTCCATTGCCAG TCAGAGGTGATGTCAGCTGGGTTTGCAAAGTTTCACCCCAACCTTGTGGTGGGTGGGACATACTCTGGACAAATAGTCCTTTGGGACAACAGAAGCAACAAGCGAACTCCAGTTCAGAGAACTCCCctgtctgcagctgcacacaca CACCCCGTCTACTGTGTGAATGTGGTTGGAACCCAAAACGCCAACAACCTGATCAGCATTTCCACTGATGGCAAGATGTGCTCCTGGAGCCTCGACATGCTCTCCCAGCCGCAG gaCAGTCTGGAGCTGGTGTTCAAACAGAGCAAGGCTGTGGCTGTAACCTCCATGGCATTTCCTCTGGGTGACGTGAACAACTTTGTGGTGGGCAGTGAGGACGGCTCTGTCTATACTGCCTGTCGCCATGGCAG taaGGCAGGCATCACCGAGATGTTTGAAGGCCACCATGGTCCTGTGACCGGGCTGAGCTGTCACAGTGCTGCGGGACCTGTTGATTTCTCTCACCTCTTTATCTCATCTTCGTTTGATTGGACTGTTAAACTGTGGAGCACCAag AGCACCCGACCTTTGTACTCATTTGAGGACAGTTGTGATTACGTCTACGATGCGATGTGGTCTCCAACACATCCTGCTCTGTTTGCATGCGTGGACCTATCCGGACGCCTGGACCTGTGGAACCTCAACAACGATACTGAa GTTCCTACTGCCAGCGTGTGTGTGGACGGGTCTCCAGCACTGAACCGTGTGAGATGGTCTCACACTGGAAAGGAGATTGCCACCGGAGACTCGGAGGGTCAGGTTCAGGTGTACGACGTGGGGGAG CAAATCTGCGTGCCCAAAGCAGACGAGTGGACGCGCTTCGTCAGGACGCTGGCTGAGATCAACGAGAACAGAGACGAGGCTGAGGAACTGGCCAACGTCTGA
- the LOC108239494 gene encoding dynein, cytoplasmic 1, intermediate chain 2a-like isoform X1, with amino-acid sequence MPDCLFQHHQSAPPSSCPGSQRPQNWTLLSRLCFRLTSDISMSDKSELKAELERKKQRIAQIREEKKRKEEEKKKKDGDSKRGAEGGSSMGGEDSDLERKRREAEALLQSVGITPDIPHAQPLRVVTEDTCLFHYLVPAPMSPSNKSVGSDAGSQDSGDGNAGPRTLHWDPDPSTLQLHSDSELMGRGAVRLGMSKLTQVDFVPRETVSYSKETQTHTEALSHTDQKADEEEDEEIGAPPPTEDTQEDKDEHGEKQEDDTPKELTEEEKLQVLHSDEFLSFFERGSRIVERALSEQVDVCFDYSGRDLEDKEGDLQAGAKLVLNRQFADERWTKNRVVTCLDWSPQYPELLVASYNNNEDAPHEPDGVALVWNMKYKKATPEYIFHCQSEVMSAGFAKFHPNLVVGGTYSGQIVLWDNRSNKRTPVQRTPLSAAAHTHPVYCVNVVGTQNANNLISISTDGKMCSWSLDMLSQPQDSLELVFKQSKAVAVTSMAFPLGDVNNFVVGSEDGSVYTACRHGSKAGITEMFEGHHGPVTGLSCHSAAGPVDFSHLFISSSFDWTVKLWSTKSTRPLYSFEDSCDYVYDAMWSPTHPALFACVDLSGRLDLWNLNNDTEVPTASVCVDGSPALNRVRWSHTGKEIATGDSEGQVQVYDVGEQICVPKADEWTRFVRTLAEINENRDEAEELANV; translated from the exons ATGCCCGACTGTCTCTTCCAGCATCATCAGTCCGCTCCTCCATCATCTTGTCCTGGGAGTCAACGTCCACAAAACTGGACTCTTTTGTCTCGTTTGTGCTTTCGCCTCACTTCTGACATCAG CATGTCTGATAAGAGCGAATTGAAGGCCGAGCTGGAGAGGAAGAAACAACGAATTGCCCAGATTcgagaggagaagaagaggaaagaagaagagaaaaaaaagaaggat GGAGACTCAAAGCGCGGAGCTGAGGGAGGCTCCTCGATGGGCGGCGAAGACTCTGAtctggagaggaagaggagggaggcgGAGGCTTTGCTGCAGAGTGTTGGCATCACCCCAGATATACCTCACG CTCAGCCCCTGAGGGTAGTAACAGAAGATACGTGTCTGTTTCACTACCTAGTCCCTGCCCCCATGTCTCCCTCCAACAAATCAGTGGGCAGCGATGCAGGAAGCCAGGATTCTGGGGATGGAAACGCAGGACCaag GACTTTGCATTGGGATCCCGACCCCTCCACTCTGCAACTCCACTCCGACTCTGAGCTGATGGG ACGTGGAGCGGTGAGACTTGGCATGTCCAAACTGACCCAGGTGGACTTTGTACCGAGGGAAACTGTGTCCTACTCCAAAGAAACACAGACCCACACAGAGGCATTGTCACACACTGATCAAAAAGCAG atgaagaagaggatgaggagATAGGTGCTCCCCCACCAACAGAGGACACCCAGGAGGACAAAGATGAACATGGTGAAAAACAGGAAGATG ACACTCCCAAGGAGCtgacagaagaagagaagcTACAGGTCCTGCATTCCGATGAGTTCTTGTCGTTTTTTGAGCGCGGCAGCAGAATCGTGGAGCGAGCTCTGTCTGAGCAGGTGGACGTCTGCTTCGACTACAGTGGGAGAGATCTAGAGGATAAGGAGGG TGACTTGCAGGCGGGTGCAAAGCTGGTTCTGAACAGGCAGTTTGCAGATGAGCGCTGGACTAAAAACAGAGTGGTGACCTGTCTGGACTGGTCGCCTCAG TATCCAGAGTTGTTGGTGGCCTCGTACAACAACAACGAGGACGCGCCACATGAGCCTGATGGCGTGGCGCTGGTCTGGAACATGAAGTACAAGAAGGCTACGCCTGAGTACATCTTCCATTGCCAG TCAGAGGTGATGTCAGCTGGGTTTGCAAAGTTTCACCCCAACCTTGTGGTGGGTGGGACATACTCTGGACAAATAGTCCTTTGGGACAACAGAAGCAACAAGCGAACTCCAGTTCAGAGAACTCCCctgtctgcagctgcacacaca CACCCCGTCTACTGTGTGAATGTGGTTGGAACCCAAAACGCCAACAACCTGATCAGCATTTCCACTGATGGCAAGATGTGCTCCTGGAGCCTCGACATGCTCTCCCAGCCGCAG gaCAGTCTGGAGCTGGTGTTCAAACAGAGCAAGGCTGTGGCTGTAACCTCCATGGCATTTCCTCTGGGTGACGTGAACAACTTTGTGGTGGGCAGTGAGGACGGCTCTGTCTATACTGCCTGTCGCCATGGCAG taaGGCAGGCATCACCGAGATGTTTGAAGGCCACCATGGTCCTGTGACCGGGCTGAGCTGTCACAGTGCTGCGGGACCTGTTGATTTCTCTCACCTCTTTATCTCATCTTCGTTTGATTGGACTGTTAAACTGTGGAGCACCAag AGCACCCGACCTTTGTACTCATTTGAGGACAGTTGTGATTACGTCTACGATGCGATGTGGTCTCCAACACATCCTGCTCTGTTTGCATGCGTGGACCTATCCGGACGCCTGGACCTGTGGAACCTCAACAACGATACTGAa GTTCCTACTGCCAGCGTGTGTGTGGACGGGTCTCCAGCACTGAACCGTGTGAGATGGTCTCACACTGGAAAGGAGATTGCCACCGGAGACTCGGAGGGTCAGGTTCAGGTGTACGACGTGGGGGAG CAAATCTGCGTGCCCAAAGCAGACGAGTGGACGCGCTTCGTCAGGACGCTGGCTGAGATCAACGAGAACAGAGACGAGGCTGAGGAACTGGCCAACGTCTGA
- the LOC108239496 gene encoding dynein regulatory complex subunit 4, with amino-acid sequence MNLKPLEEHIVRLREELDREKKESNYFQLEKNKIHNYQTISKRKLEEDEAQLKNLEKAVEEEGGRHRLEIKVLKQKMKHLLCEHQNTVSELKAGGSVSINTLQKGQDELEAEFYEDIEAAMVAIQELDFENRVRELELLKVFAQTPVRMFPQQKHEEEMAATRDHMERLLADTKGRNEEKMQVERQKLENLNRIMISEKELHWKRHFAALTEDQNNTLCDIQTTFVIASRDILNQLEFSDEIRQMRKTLGKMKKERHSVEGDNCHVSELITKVEKKITSNQKKVELSSGLQLERDELSESFPRKIQCARDEAGMVSSLLESQLQSLTDDLKKAQAQLHSVLSAPNMDRAALTEVADKAEVPTVIHASTSL; translated from the exons TTGGAAGAGCACATTGTGCGCCTACGTGAGGAGctggacagagagaaaaaagagagcAACTACTTCCAGCTGGAGAAGAATAAGATCCACAACTATCAGACAATCAGTAAAAGGAAACTAGAGGAGGACGAGGCCCAGCTGAAAAACCTGGAGAAGGCtgtggaagaggaggggggCCGTCATCGATTAGAGATTAAG GTGTTAAAGCAGAAGATGAAGCACCTCCTGTGTGAACACCAGAACACCGTCTCCGAGCTGAAAGCAGGAGGTTCGGTCTCCATTAACACGCTGCAGAAGGGCCAGGATGAGCTGGAGGCGGAGTTTTATGAGGACATTGAGGCTGCCATGGTTGCCATCCAGGAGCTTGACTTTGAAAATCGAGTCAGGGAACTTGAACTG tTGAAAGTCTTTGCTCAAACACCAGTTCGGATGTTTCCTCAACAGAAACACGAGGAAGAAATGGCTGCAACCAGGGACCACATGGAGAGGCTACTCGCgg ACACTAAAGGCAGAAACGAGGAAAAGATGCAGGTGGAGCGACAGAAACTGGAGAACTTAAACAGAATAATGATCAGTGAGAAAGAGCTGCACTGGAAACGGCACTTCGCTGCTCTCACGGAGGATCAGAACAACACCCTCTGTGACATTCAAACAACTTTTGTCATCGCGTCCCGAGATATCCTGAACCAACTGGAGTTCTCT GATGAAATTAGACAAATGAGGAAGACACTGGGGAAGATGAAGAAGGAGAGGCACTCGGTTGAGGGTGACAACTGTCACGTCTCTGAGCTTATCACAAAAGTGGAGAAGAAAATCACTTCCAATCAGAAGAAAGTAGAACTCAGCTCAGGG ctgcagctggaaaggGACGAACTGTCCGAGTCGTTCCCGCGGAAGATTCAGTGCGCTCGGGATGAAGCCGGAATGGTGAGCAGCCTGCTGGAGAGCCAGCTGCAGAGCCTGACAGACGACCTGAAGAAGGCCCAGGCTCAGCTCCACTCCGTGCTCTCAGCCCCCAACATGGACCGCGCCGCCCTCACCGAGGTCGCAGACAAAGCTGAGGTACCGACGGTGATTCACGCGTCCACAA GCCTGTAA